AGTGTTTCAGTCGCGCCAGTGCGGCGGCGTCCGCCGGGTGCGACTCAAGCAACTCGATCTGCATCTGCAGCCCGGCGAGCGGGGTGCGCAGTTGATGAGCGGCGTCCTGCAGAAACTGTCGCTGCCCGGTATTCACCGCGCGCAGGCGATCGAACAGGGCGTTGAGTGCGCGGACGACTTCGCGAATCTCGAGCGGCACGCTCTCGGGCGACAGGGGCGAAAGATCGGCACCGGTGCGCCCGCGCAGTTCATCTTCGAGCCGCTTCAATGGGGCCAGGCTGGACGGAATGCCGAGGCGCACGGCCAGCGTCGCCGCAGCCAGCAGCATGACTGCAGCCGATCCGAAGCCAAGCAGCAGGCGCTCCAGTGCCTGCTGGCGCTTGTTCAGCGTCTCGCCAACGGTAATGTAGATGGTGTGGTGACCAAGGGTCTGCTGCAGGCGGACTGCACGAATCGGCGTGTCGCGATAGTGGCTGTCGAAGAACTGCGGCGCGGCCAGGTGGTGAGCGGGCAGGCTCTCGACGTTCGGCTGCAGCTCCGCGGCTCCTGTGCCGTTGCGTGAGCGCTCACTTCCGAGTGAGGGCAGGTCCGCATCACCACCCAGGATGCTTCCCGTTCCGGTTCTGACGCGAAAGTAGATGTCGTCGATGGTGTCCGTCCGCAGAACCTGCTCGGCGCCGCCCGTGAGGTCGAGCGCGATCTGCCCATCCCGCAGCAGGACATGGTTTGCCGCCCCATGTGCGAGGTTGATCAGGTTCTGGTCGTAGGCGGTACCGACCACGCTCTTTGCGATGCCGTAGCTGATGCCACCGGCCGTGATCAGCAGCAGGAAGGTGGGGCCGGCAAAATTCTGCAGCAGGCGCCGGTAAAGGCTGATCTGCATGGCCTAGTGGCCGGGGCCAAGTTCCAGCCTGTAGCCGAAGCCGCGCACCGTGCGGATCAGCAGGCCCGCAGGCTCAAGGCGGGGGCGCAGGCGCGAGATGTACACCTCGACTGCATTGCCGCTGGCGTCTGCCTGCAGGTGGTCCTTGGGCACGGTGCGCCCGTCGGCTGCCGCAAGCGCTTCAAGCAGCGTCCATTCGCGCGCGGTGAGGTTCAGCGGTTCGCCGTTCAGCGCAGCCAGTCTGCCGTCAAGGTCGAGCGTCAGAGGGCCAAAGGCAATCGACTGCGTCGTCGCATACTTGCCTCGCCGCAGTACAGCCCGCATCCGCGCTGTGAGCTCTGCAAGCTGGAATGGCTTGGCCAGATAGTCGTCGGCACCAAGGTCGAGGCCGTAGATGCGGTCGTCGAGCGCGTCGCGTGCGGTAATCAGCATCACCGGAACCGCCTGCTGGCGGCTGCGAATGCGTCGCACCAGCTCATAGCCGCCAAGCCCGGGAAGGCCGACGTCAACCAGCGCGAAATCAACGGACTCTGCCTGCAGCAGCTGATCCGCACGCATCCCGTCGCTCTCCTGCATGACGGTATCTCCCTGGCCGCGCAGAAAACTGGCGATGCCGTCTGACAGCTCGGGGTCGTCTTCGACCAGTAGTACGCGCATGATTGTCTCAAGATGAGTCGGTCACGGTCTAACGCAGCACCAGCACGCTGTGCTGACACGGCGCGCAGGCCTCTGGAGAAGGAACAAGTGAATTTGAATGCGATTTTGCATTGACGCCGGAAAATCTTCCGCTATAATGCGCTCCTCGTTGGCCAGTTAGCTCAGTTGGTAGAGCAGCGGATTGAAAATCCGCGTGTCCGTGGTTCGATTCCGCGACTGGCCACCAAAGCATTGCAAGCAAGAACGCCGATCCACTGGGTCGGCGTTCTTGCGTTCACGACTGGGAAGTCCGCGTGGCAGTTTCTTGAACGGCAGCGTCTCGCTCCGGAATCCAGCACTTCGACATTCACAGCTTCTCAAGCCCATCCCTCACCAACGCCGCACGTTGGTGGATAGCGTCGCGTGCCACCTCATCGAACTTCCCCAACTGCCGATAAACCATCCCCAGCCGATGATTGGTCTCGAGCACTGCCCGATTTCGCTCAAAAAAGTCCCAATACAAGACGTTGAACGGGCAGGCCCTCTCTCCGCTTCGTGCGCTGCGGTCGTAGGCGCAGCCTTTGCAGTAGTCGCTCATGCGGTCGATATAGGCGGCACTTGATACATACGGTTTCGTCGCAAGGCCACCGCCGTCTGCGTACTGGCTCATGCCCAGGGTGTTGGGCAGTTCCACCCACTCGAAGGCGTCGATGTAGATGCCGAGGTACCAGCGGTGCACGGCCACCGGATCGAGGCCGGCGAGGAGGGCGAAGTTGCCGATTACCATCAGGCGCTGGATGTGGTGGGCGTAGGCGTGTTCCAGCGACTGGTTGATGCTGTGGGCGAGGCAGCGCATTCGCGTCTCGCCGGTCCAGAACCACGATGGAAGCGGGCGGTCGTGTCCGAAAAAGTTATGGCTGACGTAGTCAGGCATGTTCGCCCAATACACGCCGCGCACGTATTCGCGCCAGCCGAGGATCTGGCGAATGAAGCCTTCTGCCGCAGGCAGTGGCACTTTGCCTTCGAGGTGGGCGGTTTCGGCGCGCTGCACGACCTCGCGCGGGTTGAGCATCTTGGTGTTGAGTGCGAATGAGAGCAAAGAGTGGAACAGACGCCACGCGCGGTAGGTAAGCGCATCCTGGAAGTCGCCAAAGTGGGGCAGGCCGTCGCGGATGAAATCATCCAGTTGCTGCAGGGCTTCCGCACTGTTCAGCGGCCAGGTGAAACGGTCTGCCGAGGGGTTTCCGAAGTGGCCGACGCCCGCATCGACGATGGTCTGCCACAGGGCGGTGTGATCGTGGCGTGGCCGGCGGTCGGTCGGTTCTGCAGGGTAGCCGGGCCAGGGTTTGCGGTTGTCCTGGTCG
This genomic interval from Parazoarcus communis contains the following:
- a CDS encoding sensor histidine kinase, encoding MQISLYRRLLQNFAGPTFLLLITAGGISYGIAKSVVGTAYDQNLINLAHGAANHVLLRDGQIALDLTGGAEQVLRTDTIDDIYFRVRTGTGSILGGDADLPSLGSERSRNGTGAAELQPNVESLPAHHLAAPQFFDSHYRDTPIRAVRLQQTLGHHTIYITVGETLNKRQQALERLLLGFGSAAVMLLAAATLAVRLGIPSSLAPLKRLEDELRGRTGADLSPLSPESVPLEIREVVRALNALFDRLRAVNTGQRQFLQDAAHQLRTPLAGLQMQIELLESHPADAAALARLKHSVQRVTRLANQLLALARAEAGAQLMVNASTVDFAHLIDDMVEEWLEKADARSIDLGIAREPVSIVGDPTLLRELIANLMDNALRYTPNGGEVSLHCAVADGMLELEISDTGPGIPEDRWEAVFERFYRLPETSLSGSGLGLPIAREIARCHHGSIRISASPRGKGTRVQVSLPLTQ
- a CDS encoding response regulator transcription factor gives rise to the protein MRVLLVEDDPELSDGIASFLRGQGDTVMQESDGMRADQLLQAESVDFALVDVGLPGLGGYELVRRIRSRQQAVPVMLITARDALDDRIYGLDLGADDYLAKPFQLAELTARMRAVLRRGKYATTQSIAFGPLTLDLDGRLAALNGEPLNLTAREWTLLEALAAADGRTVPKDHLQADASGNAVEVYISRLRPRLEPAGLLIRTVRGFGYRLELGPGH
- a CDS encoding cryptochrome/photolyase family protein, encoding MTTLRLILGDQLNPGHSWFATTAPDVVYVLMEIRQETDYVLHHAQKIIGIFAAMRDFASTLSEAGHRVVYLAIDTPGNLQSLRANLDMLVKEHGINRFEYQAPDEWRLDRQLADYLKQSALKGGMVDSEHFYTARNEAADIFAQRKQWLMEHFYRQMRSRHQVLMTGNKPLGGKWNFDQDNRKPWPGYPAEPTDRRPRHDHTALWQTIVDAGVGHFGNPSADRFTWPLNSAEALQQLDDFIRDGLPHFGDFQDALTYRAWRLFHSLLSFALNTKMLNPREVVQRAETAHLEGKVPLPAAEGFIRQILGWREYVRGVYWANMPDYVSHNFFGHDRPLPSWFWTGETRMRCLAHSINQSLEHAYAHHIQRLMVIGNFALLAGLDPVAVHRWYLGIYIDAFEWVELPNTLGMSQYADGGGLATKPYVSSAAYIDRMSDYCKGCAYDRSARSGERACPFNVLYWDFFERNRAVLETNHRLGMVYRQLGKFDEVARDAIHQRAALVRDGLEKL